Proteins encoded within one genomic window of Nordella sp. HKS 07:
- a CDS encoding gamma-glutamyltransferase yields the protein MNTSKTQTTEPVLLADAFASRERPVLTGRTGAVSAADPFAAAAAQEILTAGGSAVDAMVAAQAVLAVVAPDACGLGGDMLCLIREPDGNVLALNGTGAAPAKLTKVATDGGAGITVPGMVAAWDVALERHGRLSFSRVLEPAIRIARLGMRMPASLARAAQTHRPRLERYGAGQWGLLAAQVGDLVIQNELAMTLDRIGKEGLGGFYRGECAAATAAAVQAQGGALSIGDLASHQTIVADPIAVTFRGARLMVQPPISQGVLLAMAAQALSDLGDVPGDRLDHAAIELTEASFAYRDHIAEGDRLLKKKLTLDLDKAGHRGGPRAYLHTAGVSVADRHGCVVSSLVSVFDDFGSGVLVPECGFVLNNRAGGFTRAPNDAAPGKRPVHTLAPAMLETARGAIALSTPGADGQVQTLLQVLSGLMIEGIDLATAIGRPRWRSENGLLLVEQSHPRQDLLAELGHKVTPMRDGDMRAGAVTAAGSIDGAPIACGDWRRHTWAGIV from the coding sequence CCAGACCACCGAGCCCGTGCTGCTCGCCGATGCCTTCGCCTCGCGCGAAAGGCCGGTGCTCACCGGCCGCACCGGCGCGGTCTCCGCCGCCGATCCTTTCGCCGCGGCAGCGGCCCAGGAAATCCTGACCGCCGGCGGCAGCGCCGTCGATGCCATGGTGGCGGCGCAAGCGGTGCTGGCGGTCGTGGCACCCGATGCCTGCGGGCTCGGCGGCGACATGCTGTGTCTCATTCGCGAGCCGGATGGAAATGTGCTGGCGCTGAACGGCACCGGCGCGGCGCCGGCCAAGCTCACCAAGGTCGCGACCGATGGCGGCGCCGGCATCACCGTGCCCGGCATGGTCGCTGCCTGGGATGTGGCGCTCGAGCGCCATGGCCGTCTCTCCTTCAGCCGGGTGCTGGAGCCGGCGATCCGCATCGCCCGTCTCGGCATGCGCATGCCGGCTTCGCTGGCGCGGGCGGCGCAGACTCACCGGCCGCGGCTCGAACGCTATGGCGCCGGACAATGGGGGCTGCTCGCCGCGCAGGTCGGCGACCTCGTCATCCAGAACGAGCTCGCCATGACGCTCGATCGCATCGGCAAGGAAGGATTGGGAGGCTTCTATCGCGGCGAATGCGCTGCGGCGACCGCCGCGGCAGTGCAGGCGCAAGGCGGCGCGCTGTCAATCGGGGATCTCGCCTCGCATCAGACAATTGTGGCCGATCCCATCGCGGTCACGTTCCGCGGTGCCAGGCTGATGGTGCAGCCGCCGATCTCGCAAGGCGTCCTTCTCGCCATGGCGGCGCAGGCGCTCTCCGACCTCGGCGATGTGCCGGGAGACCGTCTCGACCATGCGGCGATCGAACTGACGGAAGCGAGCTTCGCCTATCGCGACCATATCGCCGAGGGCGATCGGCTGCTGAAAAAGAAACTCACCCTCGATCTCGACAAGGCCGGCCATCGCGGCGGACCGCGCGCCTATCTGCATACTGCCGGGGTCTCCGTCGCGGACCGCCATGGCTGTGTCGTCTCTTCGCTGGTGAGCGTGTTCGACGATTTCGGCTCGGGCGTCCTGGTGCCCGAATGCGGTTTCGTCCTGAACAACCGCGCCGGCGGCTTCACCCGCGCGCCCAATGACGCAGCGCCCGGCAAACGGCCGGTACACACGCTGGCGCCGGCCATGCTCGAAACGGCACGCGGCGCCATCGCTCTATCGACGCCCGGCGCCGACGGGCAGGTGCAGACGCTGCTGCAGGTCCTGTCGGGACTGATGATCGAAGGCATCGATCTCGCCACGGCGATCGGCCGGCCGCGCTGGCGCAGTGAGAACGGTCTGCTTCTCGTCGAACAGAGTCATCCGCGTCAGGATCTCCTGGCGGAACTCGGCCACAAGGTCACGCCGATGCGCGACGGCGACATGCGGGCGGGCGCTGTCACTGCGGCGGGCTCGATCGACGGCGCGCCGATCGCCTGCGGCGACTGGCGCCGCCACACCTGGGCCGGCATCGTGTAA